In the Lates calcarifer isolate ASB-BC8 linkage group LG16_LG22, TLL_Latcal_v3, whole genome shotgun sequence genome, ACGGAAGATGATTTTGTTTGCAGATGTTTTACTAGTCAGCAGTGTTACCCGTttttgagtgagtgtgtgtgtgtgtgtgtgtgtgtgtgtgtgtgtgtgtgtgtgtgtgtgtgtgtacctccaCAGTCTCCTGCAAAGCCATGACAGCTTGCTCTTTTTCCTGCAGGATTGTTCGTAAAGTTGGGTCCATGTCTGTGTAAAACTGCACCGTGTGCTGTGGTTTACtattcaataaataaaaaagaagacaCATTACTTCTGTTACAAACTCTGCTACtgattaatttaattcaaattaaaagcaacattttgcTCATACCTGTTTCTTAGTCTGCtcttctcatcttttttcttctcttctcctgcCAGCTGAGCCAGGAGTTTCACTTCAGCCTGACGAATTTCTAATGacaacaaaactaaaatataacATTTCTCAGACAATAATGTGACTAAAAATTTTTGCTGACATTAGAAACCTGCAGTGATTCATCCAACAAATCTTATGGACACATCTGGGGTAAAGGGAGGAAGATAGGAGGAGGAGATATTCCACAAAGCTAAAGGGAGGTGAAGGGAAGTAAGATTataagatggagaaagagaaaaatcgGGAGGCCTTCAAGTCAAGTAGTGCTGTGCTCAGGCCAGCGATAAAGGCCATCTGGTGATGTTGGGAGCTGATATGAGGGCCTGCCTGAGCTGTGCGTCTGATTGTGGATGAGGTGTAGatggaagaggaaaaagcagagggaggaggcgCTGGCCTGAGGTCAGCTTTACAGGGTAGTCTCGGGGACAAATTAGGTGTGGGAAACGGAGGAGGGACACATCACTGATTCACTCCCTAAAGGTCGTGGCATTCTCTAATCAGTCCTCTGTGATGTTGTTAAATGTaggtatgtctgtgtgtggtcaCTGCTATCTCTGGGACAGATTAGCATTAACTGAGAGCTGTTAGCAGGGCATGGGCCCTGACCATATCAGAGCAGGcaagagaagacagaaagcagagaagatcttggaaaaatatttcagagGAAGAATCAGACTTCACAGCAGTCACCACATACTTCtctcacacaaaaaaacaccccCAGCTTGTCTTGAATAtgctgattttgtgtttgtcagctgACCAGTAGATGAGACTAGACAATTTATTTTAGTAGACTATTTAAAACTGTCTAAAATTATACCCACTTCCCTGCCTGTgctaaaaatgaaagcaaatttTGGACTGTGCAGCTTCACTCAGCTAAAGCACTCCACAAATGCATAGGTCATGTAGTAGACATTAGgtcaaaacacagtcatcaTATTCTTGTTAACTCAACAATTCAGTTTCTGTAATCTGGGTGATTTTACTGACTTCAGTGTGGTTTTGTAACTTCTGATGAAACCTTCACCATTGTCGTGTGATGTGATATGAAGTCAACTAATGTCAGTCAGAGGACAAGATGTCTAACTGAACTGATGGCTAGATGGATTGTGTTTgattgaaaaaaagagaaaaaatgtatGCTCTGTTTTGTGTAAATGCAATAACAGCCACTCTACCTGCATGAGGTTTCTCGTGGTTCCTGGTATCAAAGTATTCCAAATCCTGagttcaaaagaaaaaaaatgtttcaaatgtagTTAGTTTTCAAACTTCAATGCCTTGCTCACAGCTTCATGATCCACACTGAAGAAAGAGACCACAGTAATTCATATTTTGGCTTAgcatccaaacaaacaaaacgtGAGGCATGATATGTATTTCTCTCATTCATAAACATCACACACTAGTATATTGTCTGTGGTGTGCTCCAGTTTCCTGTCTATCTTCTCCCTTAGGGCGCTCAGTACAGACTCTATCACTCCCGCAGTGTTCAGTACAATCTTCTTTACTGTCTCCTCTGGCACGTGAAAGTTCAGCTTGGAAAACACCTTCCtgtccacagagaaaaaaatacagatgtttCTAATTTACAAAACTAATTACAATAAGAGCTGCAGCTTGAAAGTGATTTAACTGATGATGCATGATGATGATAAACACCGTAGGGGCCAATATGTTTACAGTGAAGTCTCATAAATCTGTGGCTGGCTGTGTGCCATATCAATGgccagggagaggaggagtgggtgtgtgttgggACTGGTTCTCAATGCCAGATGGCCAGTGGTTGTACTCACCAAAAGCATTTGTATCAAAAGTTTATCAAAAAGTAAAACTTGAAGTGTTAAGAGTTataatacattaataaaaactTAGATTTTCTTGTAACAACATCATTATCTGTTAGAAATGTCTggttataaataataaacagggGTATTTAAAGTGTAACCCCTATCCTATTCATAGCCACCCTCACCAGATCCATACATGCGgtttgaataaacaaataaataaaaacaacaggtttctTGCCTGTTGAGAAGGTTCCAGTTACTGAGCTTCTGTGGTGTGGAGTTTGCAGGAATATAGTTGTGCAGGTCAACAAGCCTTGGGAAGAAGTATTTTATAACCTCAGCAGCCATCACTGCAGACAGTTTAACAGAGGCAGAGTCAGCTCACaagtaaatacataaacagacaTTTGAGCTGATAAACCACGTAAACTAAATGACCTCAGTGGGGGATAGTACGTGACAAATTTAATACGAGGTCATATTACTCGTGCTGTCTTTGTCGTTTCTACCTCCCTGTGGACTGCTAACAAAGCCAAAGGCTACGTGAACTACCTCCGTCGCTGAAGTCTCTTGTGATGTGTCTTTTTGGCCGGGACAGTGGTATTTTGTCTATCCATGCGTACAAgtcctgcagctcctcttcGTTCAGTTCTCGATCCATTATTCTTAAGGCGACATCTGTTTCGGGACAGTTTGTAAAGATCCAAACTGTTTAACTGAGCTAGCTTGTTAGCTCCCCTCTACCAACAGGTTGTTTAAGGCGTTGCTAGGCGACCGCTGATGTACCATGGCAACAAAGAATATGAAGActtgacaaaaaagaaagagaaaaacgacccaaacactgacagactgtAGCAATTCGTTTTTATTGTCAGCtccattttacagacaaaaagaagatttccataaatataaacattcaaACAAATGTTCAATTCAAAGTTtgcaggaaaaaatgaaaaaaacaaaagccaagGCAGAATCTTCAATCTATGGAAAGACGAGTTATTGGCATTATGAGTAAAGGAGATTGATCATGTCTGCTGCATAGAATATGCAATATAAAATCCCTTGAAGAATTACAATCAAGTCAacacaccaaacaaaacaactgtgtAGTAATTTGGTCTCAAACACTCAAGCATACCTGGGTTAGTACAAAAAGTCCAAGAAAAAGTCATAACTTTTGTGGTACTtccttaatttaaaaaatgtaaagtgccTATGTTGTGCCACATTTTAAAATCCCTTAACAACATTATTTCTTAGAAAGTCAGTACCAAAACCGTGTGAGGGACAAGTAACAGTAAAAcgtttaaattaaattataacCATTGCCTCACAAAGTGTTCACATATCCCAGGATCAAGGCAGAGTGACATTTCCcttaaaagatttttaaaaaatcatcatgGCAGCACAGCCATTTGTCATTTACAAAGCACAGAAGCTGAGTTCGTCAATCATGGCTTCAGGTTTTCATCAACATACCGAAGGCCTACATAAGCAAGACACAGACAGCGGTAATCCTCAGAGAGACTGTAATTGACAGAAAAGCTCTGTCACTTAACATTGCTGATCTTCCAGTGGATCTTTTTTCCACTTCCACAAACAGACGAGCGTCTCCTGAGAGGATCTTCTAGGTCCTGCTAGGTGGGACAAAAGCTTTGTCCTCTGTCAGAGGATCTCAGTGTTTACACCATACTGCATTATTCCCTCTGTCATCTGGGCCTGCTGGGGGGCATCAGGGCGGCTCTCCCTGCAAcctagaaaaacaaacagactttGGATGAGCTTCTCTTAGCACATCTGCAATTTTGCTTTCTCCAGACTCCATCTTATGTGTAGATCCTTTCACAGTGTCTGTCTTTTAGATATTCAGTGGTGGTCAGGAAAAGTTTATGTGCCTACTAACTCAGCAACAGTGAGCCACAACTTGTTCATTAAACTGCTCTGCTGGGGCAATGCCCAAAACCACAGACTCTTTATAAACGTGAATGCCTTAAATAACATTAAGAGTGTTTGAATGCCAAGGATTTAGGAAAGTCTGGCTGACTGTGGCTACAGTCTGAATACTTACCAGCTGAGTATGTGGCAGTGGAGACCGGACTGCAGAGGGCTTTGGCTTCACTGGAGGCATCGGAGGCTTTGGCTTTGTGACCTTAGACAGCAGATGTTCACATTTCCAGTAAGTAAGTGGCAATGACAAGAACAGTTAAATGTATGAgtgaaaatatatgaaaactCTGGGTAAAGTGACTTTTTAATGTCACTTACAGATTTTGCTCCAAGTGGTGGCAGAGGTCTAGATGGAGGTAGTGGTTTAGCCTgattaaaaaagacaacaaaaatgacttaaacaacaattaatacatcaattaaaaaaagcaaacaattagtgtcctttaaaagaaaataagaaatactgCCAAAGTCTGTGTGCAAGTTTACCTCAGTATAGACTGGCTTGCTTAAAACAGTTGGTG is a window encoding:
- the spef1 gene encoding sperm flagellar protein 1 — protein: MDRELNEEELQDLYAWIDKIPLSRPKRHITRDFSDGVMAAEVIKYFFPRLVDLHNYIPANSTPQKLSNWNLLNRKVFSKLNFHVPEETVKKIVLNTAGVIESVLSALREKIDRKLEHTTDNILDLEYFDTRNHEKPHAEIRQAEVKLLAQLAGEEKKKDEKSRLRNSKPQHTVQFYTDMDPTLRTILQEKEQAVMALQETVEILQMKVNRLEHLIHLKDMRIEDLTRHLEMYKSKGNTR